A portion of the Homalodisca vitripennis isolate AUS2020 chromosome 2, UT_GWSS_2.1, whole genome shotgun sequence genome contains these proteins:
- the LOC124354102 gene encoding uncharacterized protein LOC124354102 isoform X1: MEDFLKTLDKGIIFGHVKGSDFQTLETERLKQEEKLKEEFKKIEKLRKVELEEKELQELEDHLLALEEQKFDLEFKRNHCLIQNTSHKSVGRGGMMRQLIKEKELIGNTIKGRGRYSKSQCQQMAQNPIFKKEEMVRNFIRQGPFRGEALQSNNYQMQVWQEKPFTQVSSSSSTDSSEQFEDAQNSLSSATDSSEQFEVAQKSSSSPQPLKDPQSASSSVESFKSANPLKSSTTPPLYTFKEICPPLEKTFPDLLCKDDFPPLPVSSNQRKPRKTRIAAKFSNMYLNEEVQSPTEDRLSILTSSAPRLIPTVLPESKFVSINDLRPSQRIISSNLLKPSDIQKSSQFGTNLNENNLPVL; this comes from the exons ATGGAAGACTTTTTGAAAACGCTTGATAAAGGAATTATATTTGGACACGTCAAGGGGAGTGATTTCCAGACTCTTGAGACTGAGAGACTAAAGCAAGAGGAAAAACtcaaagaagaatttaaaaaaatagaaaaattaaggaAAGTAGAATTGGAAGAAAAGGAGTTACAAGAACTTGAAGATCACTTGTTGGCTTTAGAAGAACAGAAGTTTGACCTTGAATTCAAACGCAATCATTGCCTAATACAG AATACCTCGCATAAGTCTGTCGGCCGAGGAGGTATGATGAGACAGCTGATAAAAGAAAAGGAATTGATTGGCAATACGATAAAAGGACGTGGTCGTTACTCTAAAAGTCAATGCCAACAGATGGCTCAGAATCCAATATTCAAGAAAGAAGAAATGGTCAGAAACTTCATCCGTCAGGGACCT TTTAGAGGAGAGGCCTTGCAGAGTAACAACTACCAGATGCAGGTCTGGCAGGAAAAGCCTTTCACACAAGTTTCTTCCTCTTCGT CCACAGATTCTTCTGAGCAGTTTGAAGATGCCCAGAACAGCTTAAGTTCAG caACAGATTCTTCTGAGCAGTTTGAAGTTGCACAGAAAAGCTCAAGTTCTCCACAACCCCTTAAGGACCCACAAAGTGCAAGTAGTAGTGTGGAAAGCTTCAAATCTGCCAACCCTCTGAAGTCTTCAACTACTCCACCACTTTACACATTCAAGGAGATATGTCCCCCCTTGGAAAAAACATTCCCAGACCTACTGTGCAAAGATGACTTCCCACCACTGCCTGTATCCAGCAATCAAAGGAAGCCTAGAAAAACACGCATTGCTGCGAAATTttctaatatgtatttaaatgagGAGGTTCAAAGTCCAACTGAGGACAGATTGTCAATATTGACCTCCTCTGCTCCCCGACTGATTCCCACCGTGCTTCCCGAGTCCAAATTTGTCTCCATCAATGATCTCCGCCCTTCTCAGCGCATTATCAGTTCCAACCTCCTCAAACCCAGTGACATTCAGAAAAGTTCCCAATTTGGTACCAACTTGAATGAAAATAATCTTCCTGtcttataa
- the LOC124354102 gene encoding uncharacterized protein LOC124354102 isoform X2, with the protein MEDFLKTLDKGIIFGHVKGSDFQTLETERLKQEEKLKEEFKKIEKLRKVELEEKELQELEDHLLALEEQKFDLEFKRNHCLIQNTSHKSVGRGGMMRQLIKEKELIGNTIKGRGRYSKSQCQQMAQNPIFKKEEMVRNFIRQGPFRGEALQSNNYQMQVWQEKPFTQVSSSSSTDSSEQFEDAQNSLSSDSSEQFEVAQKSSSSPQPLKDPQSASSSVESFKSANPLKSSTTPPLYTFKEICPPLEKTFPDLLCKDDFPPLPVSSNQRKPRKTRIAAKFSNMYLNEEVQSPTEDRLSILTSSAPRLIPTVLPESKFVSINDLRPSQRIISSNLLKPSDIQKSSQFGTNLNENNLPVL; encoded by the exons ATGGAAGACTTTTTGAAAACGCTTGATAAAGGAATTATATTTGGACACGTCAAGGGGAGTGATTTCCAGACTCTTGAGACTGAGAGACTAAAGCAAGAGGAAAAACtcaaagaagaatttaaaaaaatagaaaaattaaggaAAGTAGAATTGGAAGAAAAGGAGTTACAAGAACTTGAAGATCACTTGTTGGCTTTAGAAGAACAGAAGTTTGACCTTGAATTCAAACGCAATCATTGCCTAATACAG AATACCTCGCATAAGTCTGTCGGCCGAGGAGGTATGATGAGACAGCTGATAAAAGAAAAGGAATTGATTGGCAATACGATAAAAGGACGTGGTCGTTACTCTAAAAGTCAATGCCAACAGATGGCTCAGAATCCAATATTCAAGAAAGAAGAAATGGTCAGAAACTTCATCCGTCAGGGACCT TTTAGAGGAGAGGCCTTGCAGAGTAACAACTACCAGATGCAGGTCTGGCAGGAAAAGCCTTTCACACAAGTTTCTTCCTCTTCGT CCACAGATTCTTCTGAGCAGTTTGAAGATGCCCAGAACAGCTTAAGTTCAG ATTCTTCTGAGCAGTTTGAAGTTGCACAGAAAAGCTCAAGTTCTCCACAACCCCTTAAGGACCCACAAAGTGCAAGTAGTAGTGTGGAAAGCTTCAAATCTGCCAACCCTCTGAAGTCTTCAACTACTCCACCACTTTACACATTCAAGGAGATATGTCCCCCCTTGGAAAAAACATTCCCAGACCTACTGTGCAAAGATGACTTCCCACCACTGCCTGTATCCAGCAATCAAAGGAAGCCTAGAAAAACACGCATTGCTGCGAAATTttctaatatgtatttaaatgagGAGGTTCAAAGTCCAACTGAGGACAGATTGTCAATATTGACCTCCTCTGCTCCCCGACTGATTCCCACCGTGCTTCCCGAGTCCAAATTTGTCTCCATCAATGATCTCCGCCCTTCTCAGCGCATTATCAGTTCCAACCTCCTCAAACCCAGTGACATTCAGAAAAGTTCCCAATTTGGTACCAACTTGAATGAAAATAATCTTCCTGtcttataa